One region of Esox lucius isolate fEsoLuc1 chromosome 17, fEsoLuc1.pri, whole genome shotgun sequence genomic DNA includes:
- the LOC105017112 gene encoding olfactory receptor class A-like protein 4 isoform X2 has protein sequence MSEVLTVDAILFGLLVFSGILGNILVIHVVFQSAAESPSQRLPLPDTILVNLSMANLLTSLFRTVPIFVSDLGLDVSLALGWCRLFMLLWVWWRAVGCWVTLALSAFHCATLRRQHVAAGLRTQRCQRNRARVALVLVWGLNLAFSLPALVYTTNTTTTNATVDVMVISCTTRPLLGCVWTFPSEKQGLAFASTSLALNEVAPLVLMLGTNLATLHALAKNIRVVTSTSGAGTHGELENHLASQRKAGHVIVSLVTLFVLCWALQVTAVTYYNHNRGRHAEALLTVSHFSASLFVGFSPMVVALGHSKLRRRIMGTIVGCADRMKCQQQVAVREHKTQDRRRTNGKQNIFTI, from the exons ATGTCGGAGGTCCTCACTGTAGACGCTATTCTGTTCGGGTTGCTGGTTTTCTCCGGCATCTTGGGAAATATACTGGTCATCCATGTG GTGTTCCAGTCAGCCGCTGAGAGTCCGTCTCAACGGCTCCCTCTCCCTGACACCATCCTGGTGAACCTGTCCATGGCCAACCTGCTGACGTCTCTGTTCCGCACGGTGCCCATCTTTGTGTCCGACCTGGGTCTGGACGTGTCCCTGGCACTGGGCTGGTGCCGCCTCTTCATGCTGCTGTGGGTGTGGTGGCGGGCAGTGGGCTGCTGGGTCACCCTGGCCCTCAGTGCCTTCCACTGTGCCACCCTGAGGCGCCAACATGTGGCCGCGGGGCTACGGACGCAGCGGTGCCAGAGGAACAGGGCGAGGGTTGCCTTGGTGCTGGTCTGGGGGCTCAACCTGGCCTTCTCCTtgcctgcgctggtgtacaccaccaacaccaccaccaccaacgcCACGGTGGATGTGATGGTGATCAGCTGTACCACCAGGCCCCTGCTGGGCTGCGTGTGGACGTTCCCCTCGGAAAAGCAGGGCTTGGCCTTCGCCTCCACTTCCCTGGCCCTTAACGAGGTGGCTCCCCTGGTGCTTATGTTGGGCACCAACCTGGCCACGCTGCACGCCCTGGCCAAGAACATCCGAGTGGTCACCTCGACGAGCGGGGCAGGGACCCACGGCGAGCTGGAAAATCATTTGGCCAGTCAACGCAAGGCCGGTCATGTGATTGTGTCACTGGTGACGCTGTTTGTGTTGTGCTGGGCTCTGCAGGTTACTGCGGTGACATACTATAACCACAACAGGGGACGTCACGCGGAGGCGCTGCTGACAGTGTCCcacttctctgcctctctgtttgtGGGCTTCAGCCCCATGGTGGTGGCCCTGGGGCACAGCAAGCTGAGGAGGAGGATCATGGGGACCATTGTCGGCTGTGCTGACAGGATGAAGTGTCAACAGCAGGTGGCAGTGAGGGAACACAAAACTCAAGACAGAAGGAGaacaaatggaaaacaaaacattttcactatTTAA
- the LOC105017114 gene encoding olfactory receptor class A-like protein 4 isoform X2, translating to MGMGLSVNAASPIQNTFYVILVLLGIVGNATVVGVISESVFRDTGGGRSSDIILINMALSNLLLSVFRNILLVLSDLGLELVSSSGLCHFLMGVWVWLRSVSGWSTLFLSAFHFQTLRRVAPPSGMISRRRRPPKTLLGGLGLIWCLNILYSIPAHIYSTNGNKNSTETLLLISSTTRPLLGCVWNFPSSRAALAFATTSMVVHEILPIVLMAVTNLGSLYTLHVRSRTRSAEHKVPAERRAAKVIVALTSLFIWSWVTIIISINYINHRKVLCSLTATCC from the exons ATGGGGATGGGGCTCAGTGTCAACGCTGCATCTCCAATCCAGAACACCTTTTACGTTATCCTGGTCCTGCTTGGGATCGTGGGTAACGCCACAGTGGTTGGTGTGATCAGTGAGAGCGTGTTCAGAGATACTGGTGGAGGACGTAGCTCAGATATCATCCTGATTAACATGGCCCTCTCCAACCTTCTGCTGTCTGTCTTTAGGAACATCTTGCTGGTCCTCTCTGACCTGGGTCTGGAG ctagtttccTCCAGTGGTTTGTGTCACTTCCTGatgggggtgtgggtgtggcttCGCTCGGTCAGCGGATGGTCGACGCTCTTCCTCAGTGCGTTCCACTTCCAGACACTGAGACGTGTGGCCCCTCCTTCAGGGATGATTAGCAGACGTCGCAGGCCCCCCAAAACCCTCCTGGGTGGCCTGGGCCTCATCTGGTGCCTGAACATACTCTACTCTATACCTGCACACATCTACTCTACCAACGGGAACAAGAACAGTACGGAG aCTCTGCTGTTGATCAGCAGCACCACGCGCCCCCTGCTGGGCTGTGTGTGGAACTTCCCCTCCAGCAGAGCCGCCCTGGCCTTTGCCACCACATCCATGGTGGTTCACGAGATCTTGCCTATCGTTCTGATGGCCGTCACCAACTTGGGCTCCCTCTACACACTCCACGTGCGCAGCCGGACCCGGAGCGCCGAGCACAAAGTACCGGCCGAGAGACGGGCTGCTAAG GTGATTGTAGCCCTCACCTCGCTCTTCATTTGGTCTTGGGTAACCATCATCATCTCCATCAACTACATCAACCACCGCAAAG TTTTGTGTTCCCTCACTGCCACCTGCTGTTGA
- the LOC105017113 gene encoding cyclin-L1 isoform X2, whose amino-acid sequence MQPTNKYVMAAADLRIPGEGILIGDKIYSGVSLTLDNCLLPSERLLQSPSAGHGLSADSEEQLRMRSCEMIQAAGILLRLPQVAMATGQILFQRFYYCKSFVRHCAEIVAMACVHLASKIEEEPRRVRDVLNVFYHLKHSKGKRTQVPMPLDANYISAKAQIIVMYLQVLECERDTKLVQTAWNYMNDSLRTDVFLRFSAETVACACIYLSARTLQIPLPDQPPWFLLFGASEEDLKEICRRILRLYSLPNVSLACLLKEVDKCRLDLDACKAKLGGRGLLAISTPTLDVPSRFSPASKPGSPAVSQPRRESPLNHVALKNACRKLVNGNEKKRGSRSDERRETQSMSPARRRRSRSVSSPSRSVSPVNRQKMNRRDRERERENEREHRRECDRERDRERGRRLEYSHRR is encoded by the exons ATGCAACCGACTAATAAATATGTGATGGCGGCAGCGGACCTGAGAATTCCCGGGGAGGGAATTCTTATAGGGGATAAAATATACTCTGGAGTAAGCCTAACTTTAGATAACTGTCTGCTGCCATCGGAGCGACTACTACAAAGTCCGTCTGCAGGACATGGACTTTCCGCGGATTCAGAAGAGCAGCTGCGAATGCGGAGCTGTGAGATGATCCAGGCCGCGGGTATTTTGCTCAGACTCCCACAG GTAGCCATGGCCACTGGGCAAATCCTTTTTCAGAGGTTCTACTACTGCAAGTCGTTTGTCAGACACTGTGCAGAG ATAGTTGCCATGGCATGTGTGCACCTGGCCTCGAAAATTGAAGAGGAACCACGGAGGGTACGAGACGTTCTCAACGTGTTCTACCACCTCAAGCACAGCAAAGGCAAGAG GACCCAGGTCCCGATGCCTCTGGATGCCAACTACATCAGTGCCAAGGCTCAG ATCATTGTGATGTACCTCCAGGTGcttgagtgtgagagagatacTAAGCTGGTGCAGACTGCTTG GAACTACATGAATGACAGTCTGAGGACCGATGTGTTCCTGAGGTTCAGTGCTGAAACTGTAGCCTGTGCTTGTATCTACCTGTCAGCCAGAACACTTCAG ATCCCCCTGCCAGACCAGCCCCCCTGGTTTCTACTGTTTGGTGCGTCAGAGGAGGACCTGAAAGAGATCTGTCGGCGGATCCTGAGACTGTACTCATTGCCCAATGTCTCCCTTGCCTGTCTGCTGAAAGAAGTGGACAAGTGTCGCCTGGACCTGGACGCCTGCAAGGCCAAACTGGGAGGAAGGGGGCTGCTGGCCATATCTACCCCCACCCTGGATGTTCCCTCCAGGTTCTCCCCTGCCTCTAAACCAG GGTCACCTGCTGTATCACAGCCCAGGAGGGAGTCTCCCCTCAATCATGTCGCACTAAAGAATGCCTGCCGGAAACTTGTGAATGGAAATGA GAAGAAAAGAGGGAGTCGTAgtgatgagaggagagagactcaGTCCATGTCTCCAGCCAGAAGAAG ACGCAGTCGCAGTGTTTCTTCTCCTTCACGCTCAGTCTCTCCTGTCAACCGCCAGAAAATGAATCGCAgggaccgagagagagagagggagaatgagcgGGAGCATCGCCGAGAATGTGACCGGGAGCGAGACCGGGAAAGAGGAAGGAGACTTGAATATTCGCATAGAAGATAG
- the LOC105017113 gene encoding cyclin-L2 isoform X1 produces MQPTNKYVMAAADLRIPGEGILIGDKIYSGVSLTLDNCLLPSERLLQSPSAGHGLSADSEEQLRMRSCEMIQAAGILLRLPQVAMATGQILFQRFYYCKSFVRHCAEIVAMACVHLASKIEEEPRRVRDVLNVFYHLKHSKGKRTQVPMPLDANYISAKAQVIKAERRVLKELGFCVHVKHPHKIIVMYLQVLECERDTKLVQTAWNYMNDSLRTDVFLRFSAETVACACIYLSARTLQIPLPDQPPWFLLFGASEEDLKEICRRILRLYSLPNVSLACLLKEVDKCRLDLDACKAKLGGRGLLAISTPTLDVPSRFSPASKPGSPAVSQPRRESPLNHVALKNACRKLVNGNEKKRGSRSDERRETQSMSPARRRRSRSVSSPSRSVSPVNRQKMNRRDRERERENEREHRRECDRERDRERGRRLEYSHRR; encoded by the exons ATGCAACCGACTAATAAATATGTGATGGCGGCAGCGGACCTGAGAATTCCCGGGGAGGGAATTCTTATAGGGGATAAAATATACTCTGGAGTAAGCCTAACTTTAGATAACTGTCTGCTGCCATCGGAGCGACTACTACAAAGTCCGTCTGCAGGACATGGACTTTCCGCGGATTCAGAAGAGCAGCTGCGAATGCGGAGCTGTGAGATGATCCAGGCCGCGGGTATTTTGCTCAGACTCCCACAG GTAGCCATGGCCACTGGGCAAATCCTTTTTCAGAGGTTCTACTACTGCAAGTCGTTTGTCAGACACTGTGCAGAG ATAGTTGCCATGGCATGTGTGCACCTGGCCTCGAAAATTGAAGAGGAACCACGGAGGGTACGAGACGTTCTCAACGTGTTCTACCACCTCAAGCACAGCAAAGGCAAGAG GACCCAGGTCCCGATGCCTCTGGATGCCAACTACATCAGTGCCAAGGCTCAGGTGATCAAGGCAGAGAGGAGAGTGCTGAAGGAACTGGGCTTCTGTGTGCACGTCAAACACCCCCACAAG ATCATTGTGATGTACCTCCAGGTGcttgagtgtgagagagatacTAAGCTGGTGCAGACTGCTTG GAACTACATGAATGACAGTCTGAGGACCGATGTGTTCCTGAGGTTCAGTGCTGAAACTGTAGCCTGTGCTTGTATCTACCTGTCAGCCAGAACACTTCAG ATCCCCCTGCCAGACCAGCCCCCCTGGTTTCTACTGTTTGGTGCGTCAGAGGAGGACCTGAAAGAGATCTGTCGGCGGATCCTGAGACTGTACTCATTGCCCAATGTCTCCCTTGCCTGTCTGCTGAAAGAAGTGGACAAGTGTCGCCTGGACCTGGACGCCTGCAAGGCCAAACTGGGAGGAAGGGGGCTGCTGGCCATATCTACCCCCACCCTGGATGTTCCCTCCAGGTTCTCCCCTGCCTCTAAACCAG GGTCACCTGCTGTATCACAGCCCAGGAGGGAGTCTCCCCTCAATCATGTCGCACTAAAGAATGCCTGCCGGAAACTTGTGAATGGAAATGA GAAGAAAAGAGGGAGTCGTAgtgatgagaggagagagactcaGTCCATGTCTCCAGCCAGAAGAAG ACGCAGTCGCAGTGTTTCTTCTCCTTCACGCTCAGTCTCTCCTGTCAACCGCCAGAAAATGAATCGCAgggaccgagagagagagagggagaatgagcgGGAGCATCGCCGAGAATGTGACCGGGAGCGAGACCGGGAAAGAGGAAGGAGACTTGAATATTCGCATAGAAGATAG
- the fndc10 gene encoding fibronectin type III domain-containing protein 10: MRGQPRLSLVAFSAVLLSLCRATVGVSNRTRAAQSASDEGEKDVGFSPNSDQHHNHSVDYFSKKETMSTLKPQGDLSNRNRKSSINTSRDKTGTTVISGRPDHAQGATGWAMAMEAGVAPICAYRVTEGGTGGRLCFRYTHFDFKCNREDCQSVLSPGGFLLANILTNGSVLLQWTQGGLRDEAQGKTTANTAGLDPHKQEMGTRGTSGKRQKGASETGVVEESRYVNTLPKRAFNGRQVQRGGFWLSCWWNGSYTQFQCAGVHLSSGCRDFLLTELHENVPYRICLHPLSSNVTPPLHSEGASQRDDPGDCVEFTVSPSGMQDIVIAMTTVGGAICVMLVIICLLVAYITENIMSPTTQLSHSTYHTHSHH, translated from the coding sequence ATGAGAGGCCAACCACGGCTGTCCCTGGTCGCCTTCTCCGCAGTGCTGCTCAGTCTATGCCGCGCGACAGTCGGAGTCTCCAACCGGACGCGTGCTGCGCAATCCGCATCAGACGAGGGTGAGAAAGACGTAGGTTTCTCCCCAAACTCTGACCAGCACCACAACCACAGTGTTGATTATTTTAGTAAGAAAGAAACAATGAGCACACTAAAGCCGCAAGGGGACCTCAGCAACAGGAATCGCAAGTCCTCAATCAACACCAGCAGAGACAAAACAGGCACCACTGTGATATCTGGCAGGCCAGACCATGCCCAAGGTGCAACAGGGTGGGCCATGGCCATGGAAGCCGGAGTGGCACCAATATGTGCTTACCGAGTGACGGAGGGGGGGACTGGAGGACGGTTGTGTTTTCGATACACACATTTTGATTTCAAGTGTAATCGTGAAGACTGCCAGAGTGTTCTATCTCCAGGAGGGTTCCTGCTGGCAAACATTCTGACCAATGGCAGCGTGTTGCTACAGTGGACCCAGGGAGGTCTGAGGGATGAGGCGCAAGGGAAAACTACAGCAAACACAGCTGGACTTGACCCACATAAACAAGAGATGGGAACTAGAGGAACAAGTgggaagagacagaaaggggCCTCTGAGACAGGGGTTGTGGAAGAGAGCCGGTATGTGAACACCCTACCAAAAAGGGCATTTAATGGACGACAAGTCCAAAGGGGTGGATTCTGGCTAAGCTgctggtggaacgggagctacACCCAGTTTCAGTGCGCTGGTGTCCATCTTAGCTCTGGTTGCAGGGACTTCCTTCTGACTGAGCTGCATGAGAACGTCCCCTACCGCATCTGCCTGCATCCGCTGTCCTCCAACGTGACCCCACCACTCCACTCAGAAGGAGCAAGCCAGAGGGATGACCCGGGGGACTGTGTGGAgttcactgtctctccctcgGGCATGCAGGACATTGTAATCGCCATGACAACAGTGGGGGGAGCCATCTGTGTGATGCTGGTTATAATCTGCCTGCTTGTGGCGTACATCACTGAAAACATCATGAGCCCCACTACACAGCTCTCACACTCAAcgtaccacacacactcacaccattAA
- the LOC105017114 gene encoding olfactory receptor class A-like protein 4 isoform X1, producing the protein MGMGLSVNAASPIQNTFYVILVLLGIVGNATVVGVISESVFRDTGGGRSSDIILINMALSNLLLSVFRNILLVLSDLGLELVSSSGLCHFLMGVWVWLRSVSGWSTLFLSAFHFQTLRRVAPPSGMISRRRRPPKTLLGGLGLIWCLNILYSIPAHIYSTNGNKNSTETLLLISSTTRPLLGCVWNFPSSRAALAFATTSMVVHEILPIVLMAVTNLGSLYTLHVRSRTRSAEHKVPAERRAAKVIVALTSLFIWSWVTIIISINYINHRKGSSVEYLLVIARFANTIFIAVSPIVLAVGHGRLRAVIKSIVAY; encoded by the exons ATGGGGATGGGGCTCAGTGTCAACGCTGCATCTCCAATCCAGAACACCTTTTACGTTATCCTGGTCCTGCTTGGGATCGTGGGTAACGCCACAGTGGTTGGTGTGATCAGTGAGAGCGTGTTCAGAGATACTGGTGGAGGACGTAGCTCAGATATCATCCTGATTAACATGGCCCTCTCCAACCTTCTGCTGTCTGTCTTTAGGAACATCTTGCTGGTCCTCTCTGACCTGGGTCTGGAG ctagtttccTCCAGTGGTTTGTGTCACTTCCTGatgggggtgtgggtgtggcttCGCTCGGTCAGCGGATGGTCGACGCTCTTCCTCAGTGCGTTCCACTTCCAGACACTGAGACGTGTGGCCCCTCCTTCAGGGATGATTAGCAGACGTCGCAGGCCCCCCAAAACCCTCCTGGGTGGCCTGGGCCTCATCTGGTGCCTGAACATACTCTACTCTATACCTGCACACATCTACTCTACCAACGGGAACAAGAACAGTACGGAG aCTCTGCTGTTGATCAGCAGCACCACGCGCCCCCTGCTGGGCTGTGTGTGGAACTTCCCCTCCAGCAGAGCCGCCCTGGCCTTTGCCACCACATCCATGGTGGTTCACGAGATCTTGCCTATCGTTCTGATGGCCGTCACCAACTTGGGCTCCCTCTACACACTCCACGTGCGCAGCCGGACCCGGAGCGCCGAGCACAAAGTACCGGCCGAGAGACGGGCTGCTAAG GTGATTGTAGCCCTCACCTCGCTCTTCATTTGGTCTTGGGTAACCATCATCATCTCCATCAACTACATCAACCACCGCAAAGGTTCGTCGGTGGAGTACCTCCTGGTCATTGCTCGTTTCGCCAACACCATTTTCATAGCTGTTTCACCTATCGTGCTGGCAGTGGGTCATGGACGACTGCGTGCTGTCATTAAGTCTATTGTTGCTTACTGA
- the LOC105017112 gene encoding olfactory receptor class A-like protein 4 isoform X1: MGCTVNVSRDRRLRREVFQSAAESPSQRLPLPDTILVNLSMANLLTSLFRTVPIFVSDLGLDVSLALGWCRLFMLLWVWWRAVGCWVTLALSAFHCATLRRQHVAAGLRTQRCQRNRARVALVLVWGLNLAFSLPALVYTTNTTTTNATVDVMVISCTTRPLLGCVWTFPSEKQGLAFASTSLALNEVAPLVLMLGTNLATLHALAKNIRVVTSTSGAGTHGELENHLASQRKAGHVIVSLVTLFVLCWALQVTAVTYYNHNRGRHAEALLTVSHFSASLFVGFSPMVVALGHSKLRRRIMGTIVGCADRMKCQQQVAVREHKTQDRRRTNGKQNIFTI; this comes from the exons ATGGGCTGCACTGTTAATGTCAGCAGAGATCGGAGGCTACGAAGAGAG GTGTTCCAGTCAGCCGCTGAGAGTCCGTCTCAACGGCTCCCTCTCCCTGACACCATCCTGGTGAACCTGTCCATGGCCAACCTGCTGACGTCTCTGTTCCGCACGGTGCCCATCTTTGTGTCCGACCTGGGTCTGGACGTGTCCCTGGCACTGGGCTGGTGCCGCCTCTTCATGCTGCTGTGGGTGTGGTGGCGGGCAGTGGGCTGCTGGGTCACCCTGGCCCTCAGTGCCTTCCACTGTGCCACCCTGAGGCGCCAACATGTGGCCGCGGGGCTACGGACGCAGCGGTGCCAGAGGAACAGGGCGAGGGTTGCCTTGGTGCTGGTCTGGGGGCTCAACCTGGCCTTCTCCTtgcctgcgctggtgtacaccaccaacaccaccaccaccaacgcCACGGTGGATGTGATGGTGATCAGCTGTACCACCAGGCCCCTGCTGGGCTGCGTGTGGACGTTCCCCTCGGAAAAGCAGGGCTTGGCCTTCGCCTCCACTTCCCTGGCCCTTAACGAGGTGGCTCCCCTGGTGCTTATGTTGGGCACCAACCTGGCCACGCTGCACGCCCTGGCCAAGAACATCCGAGTGGTCACCTCGACGAGCGGGGCAGGGACCCACGGCGAGCTGGAAAATCATTTGGCCAGTCAACGCAAGGCCGGTCATGTGATTGTGTCACTGGTGACGCTGTTTGTGTTGTGCTGGGCTCTGCAGGTTACTGCGGTGACATACTATAACCACAACAGGGGACGTCACGCGGAGGCGCTGCTGACAGTGTCCcacttctctgcctctctgtttgtGGGCTTCAGCCCCATGGTGGTGGCCCTGGGGCACAGCAAGCTGAGGAGGAGGATCATGGGGACCATTGTCGGCTGTGCTGACAGGATGAAGTGTCAACAGCAGGTGGCAGTGAGGGAACACAAAACTCAAGACAGAAGGAGaacaaatggaaaacaaaacattttcactatTTAA